In a single window of the bacterium genome:
- a CDS encoding aryldialkylphosphatase, whose amino-acid sequence MTAVVQTVTGAIAPEELGVTMPHEHLLLLNPSFVEPLEASERHRAYEPVSERNIEWVRQYWTSNVDNLKLYDEETAREEAAWYYRAGGDTLIDPTTRYIARDPRALVRISRGSGVRIVAGTGFYVAETHPPDMGSRSEEDLAAEMIGELTEGIDYTGVRAGFIGEIGCFWPLRDDERKVLRGAALASIETGAAVMVHPGRHPHAPAEILSVLTQVGMPTDKIIMAHMDRTILEADAVLRFAESGCYMEYDLFGAETSMYPTVAERTPAGLVPSRPPGLSMISDAERLDWLDLLIEHGHAERLLISMDICTKHRLHRYGGHGYDHILENIVPWMRRRGTTEEVLRTLLVENPRRVFPMNAH is encoded by the coding sequence ATGACCGCAGTTGTCCAGACCGTCACCGGGGCGATCGCCCCGGAGGAACTCGGGGTGACGATGCCGCACGAGCATCTGCTGTTGCTCAACCCCTCGTTCGTGGAGCCGTTGGAGGCTTCGGAGCGCCACCGGGCCTACGAGCCGGTATCGGAGCGGAACATCGAGTGGGTGCGCCAGTACTGGACCTCCAACGTGGACAATCTAAAGCTCTACGACGAGGAGACCGCCCGGGAGGAGGCTGCCTGGTACTACCGGGCCGGGGGTGACACGCTCATCGACCCCACCACTCGCTACATCGCCCGCGACCCGCGCGCTCTGGTGCGGATATCGCGGGGGAGCGGGGTCCGGATCGTGGCCGGTACCGGCTTCTACGTCGCCGAGACCCATCCTCCGGACATGGGCAGCCGCTCGGAAGAGGATCTGGCAGCCGAGATGATCGGGGAGCTCACCGAGGGCATCGACTACACGGGGGTGCGGGCCGGGTTCATCGGTGAGATAGGTTGCTTCTGGCCGCTGCGCGACGACGAGCGGAAGGTCCTCCGTGGCGCTGCCTTGGCCTCGATCGAGACCGGCGCCGCCGTGATGGTCCATCCGGGTCGCCATCCCCACGCCCCGGCCGAGATACTGTCCGTCCTCACCCAGGTCGGGATGCCGACGGACAAGATCATCATGGCCCACATGGACCGGACCATCCTGGAGGCCGACGCAGTGCTCCGGTTCGCGGAGAGCGGCTGCTACATGGAGTACGACCTGTTCGGCGCGGAGACCTCCATGTACCCCACGGTGGCGGAGAGGACACCGGCCGGCCTCGTTCCCAGCCGGCCGCCCGGACTCTCCATGATCAGCGACGCCGAGCGGCTCGACTGGCTGGACCTGTTGATCGAGCATGGCCACGCGGAGAGGCTCTTGATCTCCATGGACATCTGCACCAAACACCGGCTCCACCGCTACGGCGGACACGGCTACGACCACATCCTCGAGAACATCGTCCCCTGGATGAGACGGCGGGGGACCACCGAGGAGGTCTTGCGAACGCTCCTGGTGGAGAACCCCCGTCGGGTGTTCCCCATGAACGCGCACTGA